The genomic DNA ACAGGCGCTCCAAGACTCTCATCTCTGGGTTAAAAGGTGATCAGAGCTGGACAGGAGTCTGCTGCTTGATCGATAATTTACAGTTATTTTTCTTTAGgttcccctccctctccagcaCCTATAGCACatatgttttttctccttttctctcctgtgttgCTTCACCTGCAAAATTACTgccatgtgtttattttaagtgCGTGTACGGTTTTATCTTTGCTGTCTGATTTTCTATGAATTTCTACATATTTACGGTTTACTATTTAATTTAAGTACCGTTTCCACATTCCCTCTAATAAATGtgttcataaacacacacttattaTCACTGTCAGTAATAGTATCATATCAACACTCATTAATATCCAAAGAGAAAAATACTACAAGTGTCGTCTCATTAATTATATATGTGTCATCCATGCGAGTCAGATGTGgaaaggaacacacacatgctgtggCCAGAAAATCAAATTAGGGCCACTATATATCATCCACTACTTTAACGGCCGGCTAAAATGGGAGATTTGGTCCATATGTTTGGTGTCATTGAAGGATCAGGAGGAGACAACGATGAGCCTGCTGCATGCTGAATGAATCAAAAAGTTAGGCAAGAGGCAGTGGAGAGGCCATATGGAGACCTGATGGAGAGCTGTATGAGCAGTGTCATCACCAGAATACAGACACATTATGAAGACCCCAGTGATATCACATTACCTAATCAGAAATATTACTCTCACCTGTATTGTGAAGCAAATTGTTGTTCAGGGATTTTACTGTTGTAACCGGATATTGTGACTTGCTGTGTGCTGTCCAAGTCGTGCACATACACTCATGTATCTTCCTCTTTGCTCTATCCCTCTCCTTTCAGGTGGTCTTGTCCAGCACTGTGAGTGTGGACGGCCACGTCCTAGCAGTGTCTGACAATATGTTCGTCCACAACAACTCAAAACACGGTCGGAGAGCTCGCAGACTGGAGCCAGGCGAGTCAGCTGAGAATACTATGGAATATGGTGAGACACTGACACTGAAACACAGTGTCACAcctcatttatcttttttatttcactacGTGTCTGCTTCATCATTCACACTCAGAGATGTAGAACATACTGATCCAAGGCACTAGTCAGGCAAATAATATAGCAGCAGGTACTTGAGTTGACTAATGTCCATTCATAATCACCATTATATATCAAACATAAACAGTCATGCTACTGAGGTCATTAACTGAACAAATGAATGCATTAATTAAATTCTTGTCTTTACATACAACATAGATAATATCTTACCTTATATCCACATCTTTAAGCAGGAGAGAAAGTTTCCAGTTATGGTCACATTTATCTCTAAACCAAGAATGACATGTCAAATTTATGtgtgcagtggtggaaagtaccTAAATAAATTTAGTCAAGTATTCTTGTATCAAGCACAGTTTTAAGGTTCTTTAAAGTAATTTTAATTTCCTGCTATTCCAATACATGTCTGGgaaaatattatactttttactccactagaTTTATCTCACAGTTGCGATCACCAGTAACCTTTATGAACATTTTGAATAGAAAACATATGATGGGCTCATAAAGTATGAGGCACTATTGTAGAATTAACTAACCAGCAGTATATACATGACTTCAAACAGGCTTTATAATACAATAACAGTACAGCTTACAAATGTATGTTTTACTACTACTAACacattaatgtaatgtatataATAACACAACACCCACAGGGGCCTTTTTTGtgttagtacttttacttttgatccTTTTAACACATGATGCAATACATCTGTGTTAAGATTTAAATGGAAGACTTTTACTTGAAATTGAGTATCTTAAAACTGACTATTCTAACATCCTGTTCTTCATGCAGTTTATGGTGTTATTCATGGACAAAAGCCAAATCATGGATATAATTAATTCTAGCCATGAAATAATGTTACAAGCAGCTCTTGGCCTGAACAGTGCCTTGGAAGTTGTTTTTCACGAACCTTTCACACATTCCTCCAGAGACAGATGCACACTCTTTTTTTAGTACTTGTACATTCTGCATTGAATCCCTTGGAGTAACTCCTGCTTTGCTTTTCTGTCTAGCGACCCCATGTATCAAAGCCATCAGCCCAAGCGAGGGCTGGACCACTGGTGGGGCCATGGTCATTGTTATCGGGGAGAACTTCTTTGACGGGTTGCAGGTGGTGTTTGGCAGCATGCTGGTGTGGAGTGAGGTAGGGATTGTCTTCAAGACATCTCACTAATGATGTTACTGTTTCTTAGCATATTTTGAAATGATATATATAGCATATGACTTGTCTTATTATTTAGATGATTTATGGACAGTCCACACAAATTAATCTTTCCACATATGTTAACCCAAATATTTACAAGGCATAAGAGGaatcttttttttgctgttgtgtgaCATGATTTCTGTGCTTTTCCCTCAGCTGATCACGCCGCATGCTATCCGAGTCCAGACACCCCCTCGCCACATTCCTGGGGTTGTGGAGGTCACACTGTCTTATAAATCTAAACAGTTTTGCAAGGGAGCACCCGGACGCTTCATCTACACAGGTGAGCAGAAAACTCATCATGCAGTTTTTTACACTTAACAattaatctttttaaatatCAGATTCTGATGACCTGTGACTGACATTTGATGTACTAtacgtttttttaaattttagccCTGAATGAGCCAACTATAGACTATGGTTTCCAGCGTCTTCAGAAGGTCATTCCCCGACATCCTGGTGACCCAGAAAAACTAGCCAAGGTGAGGAACTCCTAAATTAAAGGCCACATTTTGCACTTGatggtttttcatattttttcaggAACTGTGTAAGCAACAGTCTGTTTAGGTCTTTCATTgtgatacattttcatttgtagGAAATCCTCCTGAAGAGAGCAGCAGATCTTGTGGAGGCCCTGTATGGAAATCCACACAGTAATCAGGTAAGCAGCTACAATTTTAGTACAATAtcccaaatattttaaaattacaaattGCTATACACAGAACATACTGATGCTGAAAAGACCACAAcagttttttttgcatgttttggtctataaaatataaaatgtgtattgcTGATTATTTTTCAGAAAATTAGGTAATACATTCAGCTTTTGAGATTGTGTCAGGCCACAGATATATCACCGAAGTGTCATGTTAACAGCCTACCAATTGCATTATTAGCTGGCCTCTCTATGGATTTGTGACACTTTGTTGTGTCTCCTGTAGGACATGTTGCTGAAACGTGCCGCTGACATTGCTGAGGCACTCTACAGTGTTCCCCGTCCTCACAGTCAGCTGCAGGCGCTGCCCAGCTCACCAGCTCACGGCAGTGTCATGGGTCTCGGTTCCTATCCTTCTCAGTTAGGTGTCAGCATCGGGGAGCCAGTACAGAGCAGCCAAGGTGAGTAGAATAAGTCATAAATTGTGCACTACTTCAGTTTTGGCACTAATGAGGCTCAAATCCGACTGAAAATTTGGATTTCTCCTCCAGGTTACATTCGAAACTCCAGCAGCTTGTCTCCAAGGGGTTACCCCTCAGCCTCCACTCCTCAGCAGTCAAGTTATGGGGGCAGTGGAGGGATGACCGGGGGCTACGGTACAGTTCCCATGACCAGTCTAGGAGTTCCTGGCTCTCCTGGTTTCAGCAGTACCTCCCCCACAGGCTCTCCTTACAGTAAGAACTTATGTTCTTTCTAAATGTGCATATATTTGTGTGCTAACCTAGCAGTCTTTTGTGATACTCAGACTCGAGACTGATTGTTGCTCTCTGTTCTGCAGTAATGCCCTCCAGCCCTACCATACCAGGAAGCTCCAGCTCTTCATCATCTCTCTtgcctttctcctccttcccgTCTGCTGCTAAACAGAAGAGTGCTTTTGCTCCTGTCCTCAGGCCCCAGGGCTCTCCCTCCCCTGCCTGCCCTGCCTCAGGGGGGAACAGCTTCAGAGGTAGCCATCCAACTCACTATCTGACCCCCCTCTCTGAACTTACGAATGCAGTCTAACCCCTTGTACTAACCACTCGAAAGCTTTgactgaagacagaaaaaagttgctggatgtactgtacattaatgCAAGACCTGATTGATTAGAATCATagattttgcatatttttttctctccagcgATGACGGGCCTGGTTCCCCCGATGTAGCAAAGCCACCCCAATCTACCCCAGACCACTGCTTCACTTAGCCCCTCTTTTGGCACTAAGAGGGCAGGGAAAATGGAAAATTGATCAATAGTGACCGTGCGTAACTTTCCTCCCTGAGCCCCCCCAACACGCCCCTACCCCCCATCATTTATTAGTCTCCTTTTCATCTAGGTTGATGAACAGGAAGGGCTATGAAAATGTCCCAAAGACCAGCCATCTACTCCAGAGGCAGAGGAGATTACTACCACAGACAGACAATGCTACTTAGCTAACAGCACTAGACTGGACCAtatactgctgtgtgtgtgtcatgaagCGTCTGCATTTTTAAAGGAAACGGAGGAAGAGCTGCTCCTAAAATCACATCAAGCTTCGAAAGAATCTGTATTTACCTCTGGCCTACTGTCACATGCAGTATTCGATTCTTCCACCTCCTGCCCAAACCTTGGCCAGACATACAGGATGCGTTGTGAGAGTGCTGAACGTTGTTGGACGATGGACAACTCTGATATTATTTTCAGTTCTTAAAAGCAGGGTGCTATTTGTCTGTTTATGGACACCTTAAATGGCATGTGTGtacactgtctgtgtgttagaGACAGGTTTTTTTGTAGTAGACTTTTTGAAGACAATTTACATTCCAGAAAAATAGACCCTTTATTTTTTGTTCTGATCTCTACAGTTTTACAAGGGAGATTCCTTTGTCTCAAGGGTTATTACTAAAGGAATtcatatattgatttatttaagaACAAGCAATTTAACTTATTATAGTTAGTTTAGGGAATAATATAAACGTGTTTTTATAAAGTGGTCCTTTTTCCAACTGTTGATGAAATTAAGTTATCTCAACAATGCCATTATAATTGATAATTGATTATAAGTGATTGATTTTGCTGTGGAGAAGATAAAACTCCAACTGTTTGGAATAAAACATCCCCAGTTTGCTGGTTCTTGCATAACAAAATCATAATGTTATGCTCAGAGTAAAAGAAGGTTATTGTCCTTGTGTAAAGGAAAAATGTTAGTTAGCCTTATCCTTTTCAATTTCACGTGTAATGCATGCTTTGTCACACCAATGCCCTGTTATTATTTCATTCCACGTTGCAAATTTGAAACAATATCAATATAACATGAAGatttttaagtttcattttaaatggtTAAACAGAGTACAGGTTTCTAGTCACTATGCAGTAAATGAAAGCACAAACTGCTCAATAGAAGAGAACAGGGCGTATTAGGTGTTCATCAACCCATATCATGCTGTTCTTACTCATTGATTTTCGCCACTACCACACAAACTTCATTCTCAGGATGTGAAAACAAAGAACACAAAGAGTAGATGACATTTGAAAATTTGTTTTTAGAGTTTggttaactttatttatttaaaagattATTAGCAATTTTAATATTATGTTTTTGAAGCCATCTTTCTTTGAAACGGTACAAAACATGGTGCAAATGTGATTTGTATATCTCAAGGTGTAATTATATTTTGTGctccaaataaaacaaataagcaaAAAGTCACTAACCTTGGTTTAATTGTGTCAGTTCTTATATTGTTTAAATTTGTAGCAGTATCTTTTTACATGCCATTAACCTGCAGAAACAGAATTACATTGTGAGCATTTTCAAGCACACTGTTCTTTCAAATTTCTTGGACATTTCCAGGCTCCACATCTCGAGGTTGTGCTGAATCTATTTTTGACTGTGCCCATCACCTGTATGCTCGTGCAGCTTGCTACACTGTTTTGTATACATAGCTGATGAGCCGCAGCATCTTAATTGTGATGCGAGCGTTAAAGACTGAGTAGAGCATGTCAAGATAAACAACAACACTCCCcccatctctcttctctccaaTAAGCCTGCTTTTCTCTGAGGACCAAGCCTCGAGGGGCCTGATTGAGAACCACATGAGTCTCCCTCCAGCGtggcctcctcctctctgtctctttctctctcttaaaacacatacacacgttGGCATGTGCCTCACTGTtcccttgttttttttcagtctttgtttGGTACagcttcatcccttctttcctttctctcctctctttaacTCCCCTGAAATGGCCCTTCTCTGCTAATGTAATTAGCACTGGTAAAGAAGGGCAGTTAATTACCCACTCTATTTTGATCTGGTAATTAATGTTATGCCAGGAAACAGCAACTGTTTCATTAACATAGCGCTCAAAGCAGTGAGGGGGCAGGGTAGCACCCAATggatgtgtgtctctgtgtgtgtttgtatgatatATGTATGGACAATCAGTGTACCAACAACTCTGACAATGAGAGACATACTTCAAATGGCTGCTAACACTATCAGTGATCTGACCTCAGCAGCAAGccactgtttctctctctgctgtctttgTCACCATCAAGTGGCACTTGTCAAAAAagctcaggctgctgctgcttcctcctcatctctccctctctccttctctcgctctctcattTGATATGCTGTTAATTTGACAAGTTAAAGTCAGCTTTGTTGCCAGCACCTCAGCATTCATCTTGTTGAGTGCTCCTTCTGCCCAGTGGTGCAGGAGCCATATGCTCCTCTTCCACATgactgttttgttgttgtgccGCCATTGGTGCCATTTACTGTCTTCTGATCACAGTTTGGATAAAGACAGCATGAGCTGCCACCTGCCACCAAGCCGTTCCACATCACACTGTATGCACAGCTTCAAAAGAGCATCTAGCTCCTGGGCATATGAGAGCAAAAACCATGTCATCTTTCATTACTGATACTACTAAAGCACTGATGAGCTTCCATGTTTAAGTTACAGTATTGTCTTCCTTACAATAGAGGAAGCATATACCACAAAATACACCCATCCCCTCTTCCCTCTCAAGggatatgtttttgtttatataCCCAATTAGCCCTCTGGCCACAGCATGGCCATGCATTAGCCCCGGGTGTATGtagcatctgtgtgtgtaaaatacagtgCACCCCTTTCTGATTTGAGGCATAATTTCAAGGGTGTGCGTCGGTTAGACGGCGAGCTTGACAGGGGTGGCCCACTGTTTTGTCAAATAGATTGGTAGATGGGCTTCCACACACCCAGCCGGTGTCCTTTGCCTTTGGCCCATCAGTAAAACCTGCATTGTTGCCTATTAGACCACTGGACCCCGATTCCTTTTTACAAAATGAAGCCCCCACCCCTTCTGCCATTCCCTTGGGTGTCAGTAGAGTGGGGTGGCAGATGGGACAGACACAGAGCTGCCCCATGAGACCAACCCCccaacaaaatacacacacgtgTATGCACACTCACAGGCACATACACATATAGGTGCACACTCGCTcagacatgcatgcatgcacatatgCATAagcgcaacacacacactcacacagtctactaaccactacttgcctaaaCCTTAACATAACCCTAAACTTACCTTAACTTTAAACTAAGTCTTCACCCTAAAATTAATTAGATTCACATCCCCACAAAGTGAGGAATACctggtatacacacacacacacacacacacacacacacacacacacacacacacacacacacacacacacacacacacacacagcaacacatagCTCCCCTGCCCCCAGACACAAACCTCATCTGTCAGCCTGCTGCTTTTGTCTGTGAACAGAGTGACATCTCTGTCCCTGCCTCTCAATCTGTGccgtgtgtacctgtgtgtgtgtttgtgtgtgtgtgtgtgtgtatgtgtgacagagaaagagagatgcagagagTGAGCTGTACAGTTATCATTGAGTGACATACGTAGACTGAGCACTCAAAGTCATTAATTATGTCCAGTGAAAACTATGCCAAAGTTCTATAATATGAAAtacattaattgattttaattaGGTACATTTTAAGGCCCCAATAAGTAAATTCCTACCATATTAAAGTATTTTGAGGTATATTCACATACATAAAAGAGGATATTAGAAATTCtacatttttgtgtttcacATTTGATAACAGTAAGCTAAACATGTTTTACTTGtgtttacacacatgcacaaaattGAATTAACAATGGAATGAAAGAGATGAGACATtaacagtattttaaaaaacataaaacaccttCAGTCTAGAGTTTGTCTCATTAAAGACCTGTCTTTGAATTTGGGAGTGGTTGCAGTTTTTAAGCTTGTGTTTTGGGTCTTATGGTGGTGGTGACCATCATGTTTGCATTTGGATCACATATTTTCCATTTGTGTGGCATATTGAACAAATATGCAAACAGCAGACTTACCCTGGAGTAAATACATATATTCTTGATATTTCagtacatttttacttttagaaTGAACTTTGGGTTTATTTACCTGTGACTTTACCTCCGTGGTATCACTTTCCTTTCATATTTCTTTCTTCTACTTTTTTTAGTTTCTACTTATAAAACACGCAGTATGAAGAATATACAGTAGGATAGGTCTTTTTGTCGTTAGGgaagatttttttatttcacgATCTTTCTTTTGCTCGAGGTCTAATATTGACAATTAGCCAGATTAGATGTAATTTGGGCCGAACACACGTATTGGCTGTTTGTGCGCGCTGCGGTGTGAGGTGAGAAGGCCTCGCGCTGGTGATTAATTACAGCCAGGCCGCGTGACAGAGGTGGAAGCTCTCCCAGTGCTGTCTGCAGCCGACATGGAGGGAAATCCAGCCTGGCTAATTGACCTGGCTTCTGTAGGACCATCCATCAACCGTGGCCCGAGTGGCCCCTTAAGAAACACATTATTCAGAGGTAAGTTAGTTAACCAACTAGCGCTCCACCATTCATTAATGGTATTAGCTTCTCTTCTGTGCAGTTCACCAAATGGAATTAGCAGGCAACACATCTAGTACCAAGCTCGTGGAAAGTTTTATGTCTTGATTGATATTTTCATGACTTGTACCCTTTGTGGCATTGAGGTCCAGCCGTAGGTCTTTAGAAAACAGCAACACGCTTGAGATCATGtcttttctcatgtttttgGAACATCAAACgagttaaatgaatgaaaaatgccccccccccccccactctcaTTTTGTGTGACTTCAGCCTGTCTTGATCTCATCTCAGTGCATTaatctgatttgttttttattacagaACATCTCAAAACAGTTAATTATAAGTATATAATTAAGTATGAAAAAGTCATGTCTTTGGCAGATTTTCAACTGCTCCTAGAGAAAACAAGATTTCAGGACTCTTTTCAGTGCTTctttaattaactttttatgcaATAGTTTGGAAAGCAGGGAAATGCTTTTTTCGTCCTCAAAGTGGTAAAGTCTCTCTTTGGATTTTCTCTGAAGAGGGAAAGCCCGGTATATGCTTAACATGAGAAGAAGCTGATTTGCTATATATGATCTTTTTATTCAAAGccccattaaaaaaacatcattatagTAAAAAAGCTGATCTTACCAGTGTGGAAATTAAGCTTTTCTAGAGGAATTTCTATTCCTTCATTGATGTAACCACAAAAACCTTTTCCTCACCCTGTCATTAAAACCATAACTGCACTTCAGCCTGTGTGTTAACTGTCAGCCTTGTCTGTTTTAgatttctttcctcacttttgCAAACCCAGATGGAATAGGAGAGACAGGCAGTGTCTAGATCAGCTGTCAGAACAGAGTCTGGATGGTGTGGTTTAGCCTCAGAGAAAGATAGCCTGGGGTGTCCTCTCTTCACACCTGGTCAGGGCCCATATGTGCTTTCACTAGCTTTCTCTAGGAATCATCCCTCCAGTTATGTGGAGATATATGGAGACATATATTAGAGTCAGTGAGTAGTGGGGATGTTTTGGTGCAAGCCTGAGAAATGATTTCTTATCCCCAGAAGGTGACTTGTCATAGTGGAGTCTCTCCCCAAATATCCGCCCTTCTCCCTCCTTGAGAGTGTTGCAGAGGCAGAGAGTAATTGCAGCTGGGTCACATCTAGTTGTCACAGTTGACCTTTTGCCAGTGATGAAGttatagctgtgtgtgtgtgtatatgagaaagaaactgtgtgtgtgtttattgttgaCAGATGTGAGTTGtcctcaaacaaaaaaaaaacaaacttcagaCTTACAGTAACAACTTTTCCAAGTGATTTGATAATTTTAGAGGCTGCAGTTGTACTCTTAACATTCATCCTCATTCATGCAaactgtgtgtcctgtgtgtgtgaggcagccTCATAGTGCCACCTACCTGTGGAAGAGAACAggcttcatttttcttttccttaatCTGAACTGTTCACACTAGAATAATTTGCACTCAATGAAGCAGCAGATGTCGAGTTTTTTTTTAGTGACAGTATTTTTCTCACCATAATTTGTCTAAAGTAGCTTCATTTGTATCCATGTATGAATCTGCATGTTGAATTCTGTCACATCCAGCGGCCTAGTCGTGGCATGCCAGTGGTAGCAACACTGTGACAAACAAGCACAAACAACTGTTTTATAtgtctttctgtcctctgtATACCAGCAAACATAAATATGCAGGAGGATATCTAATCAAATAAATCCATTCATTAGGAGAGCTGCTGGTATTTTTGCTTTTGCATTAATTACATAGTCATTACCATATCAATTAGAGAAATCAGAGATCATGTAATTAAGGTTTAACCAAAAGCACCTGCTGCCTTGGAGCTGtgttgtggtttgtgtgtgtgtgtgtgtgtgtgtgtgtgtgtgtgtctgtgtgtgtgtgcttcagtcCTAATCTAATCTCTGGCCTTTGACAGGACTCCCCCTCATCAATCCTGAGCTGTTGgaattcagcttttttttttttgttttgttttgtttttgtttataatgGTGGGTGGTGGCGGCGTTTGGAGGTTGGCGTCCTGAGaaatgttgtcatggtgatCAAATTGATTGGCAGGGACGCCTGATTAGAACGGAAGAATGGGAGACAGGTGGAAGGAGGCGGGCTCTACATCTAAAGGAACAGATTGGGACAAAGTGAGGACTTGCTGGGTGTCATGAGGGGAGTCACTGTCTGTTTTGGCTCCAGTTACACCTTGTAAAAGATAACCAGTAATTACTCTAACGGTCCACAGGGTGTATTCAGTATTCAGAGGTTTTCAGGGTTTGAAACAATATCACCAGATGTTCTTGTATTTGGCTCTAATGTAATTAAACAGAATCAAGCTGTAGGAATATTTCTGATTTTACCGCAGTGACAGATTGGCACCAACAAGTTTCCAACAGTTAATTTTTTTGCAGAGGAGAGGCATGGTGGTTCTGACTGTGGAGGGAGGATGTAAGCAGGGAGTGTTTTGTGGGGTAGGTCGGCCACCTGTGGGGAAAAGATAGATGGGGCTGAGGGGAGGATGGAATAATTCTT from Scomber japonicus isolate fScoJap1 chromosome 9, fScoJap1.pri, whole genome shotgun sequence includes the following:
- the ebf2 gene encoding transcription factor COE2 isoform X3 — protein: MFGIQEHLIREASGLKERTLGEEMDPVRSWVRNVGVVDANVAAQSGVALSRAHFEKQPPSNLRKSNFFHFVLALYDRHGQPVEVERTAFVDFVEHDKEQTGEKTNNGTHYKLQLLYSNGVRTEQDLYARLIDSVTKQPISYEGQNKNPEMCRVLLTHEVMCSRCCEKKSCGNRNETPSDPVIIDRFFLKFFLKCNQNCLKTAGNPRDMRRFQVVLSSTVSVDGHVLAVSDNMFVHNNSKHGRRARRLEPGESAENTMEYATPCIKAISPSEGWTTGGAMVIVIGENFFDGLQVVFGSMLVWSELITPHAIRVQTPPRHIPGVVEVTLSYKSKQFCKGAPGRFIYTALNEPTIDYGFQRLQKVIPRHPGDPEKLAKEILLKRAADLVEALYGNPHSNQDMLLKRAADIAEALYSVPRPHSQLQALPSSPAHGSVMGLGSYPSQLGVSIGEPVQSSQGYIRNSSSLSPRGYPSASTPQQSSYGGSGGMTGGYGTVPMTSLGVPGSPGFSSTSPTGSPYIMPSSPTIPGSSSSSSSLLPFSSFPSAAKQKSAFAPVLRPQGSPSPACPASGGNSFRAMTGLVPPM
- the ebf2 gene encoding transcription factor COE2 isoform X1; its protein translation is MFGIQEHLIREASGLKERTLGEEMDPVRSWVRNVGVVDANVAAQSGVALSRAHFEKQPPSNLRKSNFFHFVLALYDRHGQPVEVERTAFVDFVEHDKEQTGEKTNNGTHYKLQLLYSNGVRTEQDLYARLIDSVTKQPISYEGQNKNPEMCRVLLTHEVMCSRCCEKKSCGNRNETPSDPVIIDRFFLKFFLKCNQNCLKTAGNPRDMRRFQVVLSSTVSVDGHVLAVSDNMFVHNNSKHGRRARRLEPGESAENTMEYATPCIKAISPSEGWTTGGAMVIVIGENFFDGLQVVFGSMLVWSELITPHAIRVQTPPRHIPGVVEVTLSYKSKQFCKGAPGRFIYTALNEPTIDYGFQRLQKVIPRHPGDPEKLAKEILLKRAADLVEALYGNPHSNQDMLLKRAADIAEALYSVPRPHSQLQALPSSPAHGSVMGLGSYPSQLGVSIGEPVQSSQGYIRNSSSLSPRGYPSASTPQQSSYGGSGGMTGGYGTVPMTSLGVPGSPGFSSTSPTGSPYIMPSSPTIPGSSSSSSSLLPFSSFPSAAKQKSAFAPVLRPQGSPSPACPASGGNSFRGSHPTHYLTPLSELTNAV
- the ebf2 gene encoding transcription factor COE2 isoform X7 → MFGIQEHLIREASGLKERTLGEEMDPVRSWVRNVGVVDANVAAQSGVALSRAHFEKQPPSNLRKSNFFHFVLALYDRHGQPVEVERTAFVDFVEHDKEQTGEKTNNGTHYKLQLLYSNGVRTEQDLYARLIDSVTKQPISYEGQNKNPEMCRVLLTHEVMCSRCCEKKSCGNRNETPSDPVIIDRFFLKFFLKCNQNCLKTAGNPRDMRRFQVVLSSTVSVDGHVLAVSDNMFVHNNSKHGRRARRLEPGESAENTMEYATPCIKAISPSEGWTTGGAMVIVIGENFFDGLQVVFGSMLVWSELITPHAIRVQTPPRHIPGVVEVTLSYKSKQFCKGAPGRFIYTALNEPTIDYGFQRLQKVIPRHPGDPEKLAKEILLKRAADLVEALYGNPHSNQDMLLKRAADIAEALYSVPRPHSQLQALPSSPAHGSVMGLGSYPSQLGVSIGEPVQSSQGYIRNSSSLSPRGYPSASTPQQSSYGGSGGMTGGYGTVPMTSLGVPGSPGFSRSSSSSSSLLPFSSFPSAAKQKSAFAPVLRPQGSPSPACPASGGNSFRAMTGLVPPM
- the ebf2 gene encoding transcription factor COE2 isoform X11; this translates as MFGIQEHLIREASGLKERTLGEEMDPVRSWVRNVGVVDANVAAQSGVALSRAHFEKQPPSNLRKSNFFHFVLALYDRHGQPVEVERTAFVDFVEHDKEQTGEKTNNGTHYKLQLLYSNGVRTEQDLYARLIDSVTKQPISYEGQNKNPEMCRVLLTHEVMCSRCCEKKSCGNRNETPSDPVIIDRFFLKFFLKCNQNCLKTAGNPRDMRRFQVVLSSTVSVDGHVLAVSDNMFVHNNSKHGRRARRLEPGESAENTMEYATPCIKAISPSEGWTTGGAMVIVIGENFFDGLQVVFGSMLVWSELITPHAIRVQTPPRHIPGVVEVTLSYKSKQFCKGAPGRFIYTALNEPTIDYGFQRLQKVIPRHPGDPEKLAKEILLKRAADLVEALYGNPHSNQDMLLKRAADIAEALYSVPRPHSQLQALPSSPAHGSVMGLGSYPSQLGVSIGEPVQSSQGVPGSPVMPSSPTIPGSSSSSSSLLPFSSFPSAAKQKSAFAPVLRPQGSPSPACPASGGNSFRAMTGLVPPM
- the ebf2 gene encoding transcription factor COE2 isoform X10; this translates as MFGIQEHLIREASGLKERTLGEEMDPVRSWVRNVGVVDANVAAQSGVALSRAHFEKQPPSNLRKSNFFHFVLALYDRHGQPVEVERTAFVDFVEHDKEQTGEKTNNGTHYKLQLLYSNGVRTEQDLYARLIDSVTKQPISYEGQNKNPEMCRVLLTHEVMCSRCCEKKSCGNRNETPSDPVIIDRFFLKFFLKCNQNCLKTAGNPRDMRRFQVVLSSTVSVDGHVLAVSDNMFVHNNSKHGRRARRLEPGESAENTMEYATPCIKAISPSEGWTTGGAMVIVIGENFFDGLQVVFGSMLVWSELITPHAIRVQTPPRHIPGVVEVTLSYKSKQFCKGAPGRFIYTALNEPTIDYGFQRLQKVIPRHPGDPEKLAKEILLKRAADLVEALYGNPHSNQDMLLKRAADIAEALYSVPRPHSQLQALPSSPAHGSVMGLGSYPSQLGVSIGEPVQSSQVMPSSPTIPGSSSSSSSLLPFSSFPSAAKQKSAFAPVLRPQGSPSPACPASGGNSFRAMTGLVPPM
- the ebf2 gene encoding transcription factor COE2 isoform X8, producing MFGIQEHLIREASGLKERTLGEEMDPVRSWVRNVGVVDANVAAQSGVALSRAHFEKQPPSNLRKSNFFHFVLALYDRHGQPVEVERTAFVDFVEHDKEQTGEKTNNGTHYKLQLLYSNGVRTEQDLYARLIDSVTKQPISYEGQNKNPEMCRVLLTHEVMCRFFLKFFLKCNQNCLKTAGNPRDMRRFQVVLSSTVSVDGHVLAVSDNMFVHNNSKHGRRARRLEPGESAENTMEYATPCIKAISPSEGWTTGGAMVIVIGENFFDGLQVVFGSMLVWSELITPHAIRVQTPPRHIPGVVEVTLSYKSKQFCKGAPGRFIYTALNEPTIDYGFQRLQKVIPRHPGDPEKLAKEILLKRAADLVEALYGNPHSNQDMLLKRAADIAEALYSVPRPHSQLQALPSSPAHGSVMGLGSYPSQLGVSIGEPVQSSQGYIRNSSSLSPRGYPSASTPQQSSYGGSGGMTGGYGTVPMTSLGVPGSPGFSSTSPTGSPYIMPSSPTIPGSSSSSSSLLPFSSFPSAAKQKSAFAPVLRPQGSPSPACPASGGNSFRAMTGLVPPM